A window of the Brassica napus cultivar Da-Ae chromosome A2, Da-Ae, whole genome shotgun sequence genome harbors these coding sequences:
- the LOC106355367 gene encoding uncharacterized protein LOC106355367, with amino-acid sequence MENEASQLARDTENDLRHDGEIGDVNRDDKVANDIYAKEDNGEDEDEVVDRYEHEIEQSVADFVDEEFIGRMTIPESSDEEEDEFVARDRRMKNKSFDRLSIGTTFYSGFEFKEAVLEYALSKARNIVQNRWDKTKLSFKCGIGGKCKWRVYCSYDKPRQCWLVKTRYKYHSCTPNGKCKLLKSPVIARIFLDKLREDSGLMPEKIQEQIKDIWKLVASRNQCQRGRLLALKWLEKEYADQFAHLRGYVREIEKTNPGSIVVLDTSRNAAGKDVFDRFYVCFEKLRSSWRGYCRPIIGLDGTFLKSEVKGILLTAVGRDANNQIYPVAWAVVQTENSDNWLWFVQRLKADLVLGDGSRFVLISDGSKGLISAVKAELPNAEHRRCVKHIVDNLKKKHKNKDFLKPMVWNLAWAYNKTQYKAELQNLKDYNMSLYDDVMKKEPKTWSLAYYRLGSLCEDVDNNATESFNATILAARAKAIVPMLETIRRQAMVRIAKRNKKSERRAEKFTKYVVKMLESEKEDAEKCITTPCTHGVFEVSLYRCSYDVNTTRMTCTCGKWQITGIPCEHAYGAMIDAGLDVENYVSEFFSTSIWRMTYNDSINTVRGPRFWMNGTYRLIVEAPEPILPGRKKKKNKKKIPRFKGKHESPKKKKQTETLGRGGRTIHCSKCGEAGHNAAGCKIHPKKKIKKTGETIEQDVGTVTEPEFVALTQPSQARIN; translated from the exons ATGGAGAATGAGGCCTCACAACTTGCAAG GGACACTGAGAATGATCTAAGACATGATGGGGAAATAGGAGATGTAAACAGAGATGACAAAGTGGCGAACGACATCTATGCTAAAGAGGATAATGGTGAAGATGAAGACGAGGTTGTTGATCGATATGAACATGAGATTGAGCAATCAGTTGCTGATTTTGTTGATGAGGAGTTCATTGGTCGGATGACAATTCCAGAAAGctcagatgaagaagaggacGAGTTTGTTGCAAGAGATAGAAGGATGAAAAACAAGTCTTTTGACAGATTGTCTATTGGAACAACTTTCTACTCAGGTTTCGAGTTCAAAGAGGCTGTATTAGAGTATGCTTTGAGTAAGGCGAGAAACATTGTGCAAAACAGATGGGATAAGACAAAGCTTAGTTTTAAGTGTGGTATTGGAGGTAAATGTAAATGGAGGGTTTACTGCTCATATGATAAGCCGAGACAGTGTTGGTTGGTGAAAACAAGATACAAGTACCATAGTTGTACTCCTAACGGGAAGTGCAAGCTTTTGAAAAGTCCTGTAATAGCAAGGATTTTTCTGGATAAACTGAGAGAAGACAGTGGTCTGATGCCAGAAAAAATCCAAGAGCAGATTAAGGATATTTGGAAACTAGTTGCATCAAGAAATCAGTGCCAGAGAGGAAGACTACTTGCTTTGAAATGGCTGGAAAAAGAGTATGCAGACCAATTTGCTCATCTCCGAGGTTATGTGAGAGAGATCGAGAAGACAAACCCAGGTAGTATTGTTGTGCTCGATACGTCTCGCAATGCTGCGGGTAAGGATGTTTTTGATCGCTTTTACGTATGTTTTGAGAAACTTAGAAGTTCATGGAGAGGGTATTGTCGGCCAATCATAGGGTTAGATGGAACTTTTTTAAAATCTGAGGTAAAAGGGATATTGCTTACTGCTGTTGGTCGTGATGCAAATAATCAGATTTATCCGGTTGCGTGGGCTGTAGTACAAACAGAAAACTCGGATAACTGGTTGTGGTTTGTTCAACGGCTGAAGGCTGATTTAGTTCTCGGTGATGGGAGCAGATTTGTTCTTATTTCTGATGGCTCAAAG GGTCTGATCAGTGCAGTGAAGGCTGAATTACCTAATGCAGAGCACAGGCGATGTGTTAAACATATTGTGgacaatttaaagaaaaagcATAAGAACAAGGATTTTCTGAAACCAATGGTTTGGAATCTAGCATGGGCCTACAATAAGACACAGTACAAGGCAGAACTCCAGAATCTGAAAGACTACAACATGTCTTTGTATGACGACGTGATGAAGAAGGAACCAAAGACTTGGTCGTTGGCATATTATAGGCTTGGAAGCTTATGTGAGGATGTCGACAACAATGCAACTGAGTCATTTAATGCCACCATTCTTGCAGCAAGAGCCAAGGCAATTGTGCCTATGTTGGAAACTATTAGAAGGCAAGCAATGGTTAGAATAGctaaaagaaataagaaatctgAGAGGCGCGCAgagaaattcacaaaatatgTGGTTAAGATGCTTGAATCGGAGAAGGAAGACGCTGAAAAGTGTATAACGACTCCTTGTACTCATGGAGTTTTTGAGGTTAGTCTTTATCGCTGTTCATATGACGTAAACACGACAAGGATGACCTGCACATGTGGGAAGTGGCAGATAACGGGAATTCCATGTGAACATGCTTATGGAGCGATGATAGATGCTGGGTTAGATGTTGAAAATTATGTTTCGGAATTCTTTTCCACTTCTATATGGCGGATGACATACAATGACTCTATCAACACCGTTAGAGGACCACGCTTTTGGATGAATGGTACATACAGGTTAATAGTCGAAGCTCCGGAGCCTATACTCCCTggacgaaaaaaaaagaagaataaaaaaaaaattccaagatTCAAAGGAAAGCATGAAtcgccaaagaagaagaagcaaacagAAACACTAGGAAGGGGGGGCCGAACCATCCACTGTTCTAAATGCGGGGAAGCTGGACACAACGCAGCCGGCTGCAAAATACAcccaaagaagaaaataaagaagacaGGAGAAACAATCGAGCAG GATGTTGGAACTGTTACAGAACCAGAGTTCGTTGCTTTAACGCAGCCATCACAGGCACGCATAAACTAA
- the LOC106454902 gene encoding indole glucosinolate O-methyltransferase 1 — MSNHLQDPLPNYPKPVLTEEEQEIDEKMVSLQAESIVNTVAFPMVLKAALELGVIDKIAAAGNNMWLSPYEIARSLPNKPTNPEAPVLLDRMLRLLVSHSILKCRMIECKENGRTGNMEMVYATEPVCKYFLKDSDGSGSLGSLFMLLHTEVFFKTWTNLKDVILEGRDAFSSAHGMQIFEYINSDRQFAEVFDRAMSEPSIMILKKVLEVYKGFEDVNTLVDVGGGSGTTLGLVTSKYPHIKGVNFDLPQVLTNAPSYPGVEHVSGDMFIEVPKGDAIFMKWILHDWSDELCIKLLKNCWKSLPENGKVIIVDLITPTKPKSGDFSSNYMFGMDMLMLTQCSGGKERSFSQLENLAFGSGFLRCEVVCGVHSYSVIEFHK; from the exons ATGTCAAACCATCTTCAAGACCCCTTACCCAATTACCCTAAGCCGGTTTTAACCGAAGAAGAGCAAGAAATCGACGAGAAAATGGTGAGCTTGCAAGCAGAGAGTATCGTCAACACCGTGGCTTTCCCCATGGTTCTCAAAGCTGCCTTGGAGCTTGGCGTCATTGACAAGATCGCTGCAGCAGGCAACAACATGTGGCTCTCACCGTATGAGATAGCCCGTAGTCTCCCTAACAAACCCACCAACCCGGAGGCGCCAGTGTTGCTTGACCGGATGCTGCGGTTACTCGTCAGCCACTCGATCTTGAAGTGCCGTATGATAGAATGTAAAGAAAACGGCCGAACCGGAAATATGGAGATGGTATATGCAACCGAACCGGTTTGCAAGTACTTCTTGAAAGATAGTGATGGTTCTGGTTCTCTTGGTTCTCTGTTTATGTTGCTCCACACCGAAGTGTTTTTCAAGACTTG GACAAACCTTAAAGATGTGATACTAGAAGGAAGAGATGCATTTAGCTCTGCCCACGGAATGCAAATTTTTGAATACATTAATTCAGATAGACAATTTGCTGAAGTGTTTGATCGTGCCATGTCAGAACCTTCCATCATGATTTTGAAGAAGGTTCTAGAAGTTTACAAAGGATTTGAAGACGTTAACACTTTGGTGGATGTTGGAGGAGGAAGTGGCACTACATTAGGTCTAGTCACTTCCAAGTATCCTCATATTAAGGGAGTTAATTTTGACTTACCTCAGGTTTTAACCAATGCTCCATCTTATCCAG GAGTGGAGCATGTCTCTGGAGACATGTTTATAGAAGTTCCAAAAGGAGATGCAATATTTATGAaa TGGATACTACATGATTGGTCGGACGAGCTTTGTATAAAGCTTCTAAAAAATTGTTGGAAGAGCCTACCGGAAAATGGAAAAGTGATCATTGTAGATTTGATTACACCAACAAAACCAAAGAGTGGTGACTTTTCCTCTAACTATATGTTTGGTATGGACATGTTGATGCTAACACAATGCTCAGGTGGTAAAGAGAGATCGTTTTCGCAGTTGGAGAATTTAGCATTTGGTTCAGGTTTTCTTCGGTGTGAAGTTGTTTGTGGTGTCCATTCATATTCTGTTATCGAATTCCACAAATAG